A region of the Paramormyrops kingsleyae isolate MSU_618 chromosome 6, PKINGS_0.4, whole genome shotgun sequence genome:
CGCCCACTGCTCCATTCACTCCTAGAGACGCTGAGCTTCCCTGGAAGTGACGATTCTGGTGCATTAATCCAATAACCGTCCAGCTTTTCTGCAGTGAAAAAAGCTCTTCTGTGCCAGGCCACAGAGGTCCAGTGAGGCTGTGCTTCAGGAGGTTTTCATGCACTGTGCTGCCAGGAAATGTTTGAGAAGAAAATCGTGCCAAACAATCTACAGTAAATAGCTGATTCTGAACAAGCTCATCATGAAGTTGAACGCATTCTGGTGCACTTTTATTAAAACCAATATAAATACGATATTAGAGAAAGCGGAGCTTCCCTTGCAGTCGCCACTGCCTTAGTCGTCCTCGTATCACTCATCCCTTGTATTtgcttctctttctctcactcCATCCCTCTATTCTCCGATTAGAATTTAGAGAAAGTTTTTAGTGGCTGACCCCTGCCTTTCCCCATAGGCACAGATCTTTCTGCTTATTTTTAGGTATGACAGCACCTTGCAGTGAAATAAACTCTTCACCCTTCCAGCACCACCTTCCAGCTCCTCTTGTGTTTTCTACGCTCTCTGACTTGTGAAATATGTCTCCCAAATCCCCGATGACGTACTTCTGCAGTCATCATTAGGTGACCTCTTATGTGGTTCTCCATTTCCCTCGAAGAATAATTTAACCCCAAAGTACCCAAAAAAAGAGGATAAATTCTAGTTATAAAGCAATATGAAAAAAGAACATACTGCTGTCCCTCTCAACTGACTTCATTGTGCCAGTTAAATGCTTACATGGCTGTCGTGAAGGTCATGGGAACTTGAACTTGTTGATGCTAAGTACAGAAGTTTATGGAATTGCATTTACATAAATAGTTTGAGCCTCGAAAATTTGATTTCCTGCTTGAAAGGCTCTTTTCGTCACATCACTGACACAACCTAAGATTCACACTTGTCCCAAAGCACAAATTACTATGCTGAACGTGCCTATTTTGGCTTTTGTCAGGGAAAGCTTGATGTTTAATGCTGATTTAATGAATAAGCCAATATTTCATGTATTCAAAGGACACTGTTAATAAGGTTTGTTAGTTTAGGACCTTGACAATCTGTGGACATGGCTTATGTTAATAGCGATGTCCATCCACCCAAATTTTTGCAGGATCATTGTTTTACGTAGAGCTTTGAGTTTCCATCCATTTTGCCTTGTTCTTGAGAATGTGTAGGTAGCATGGCGCCCATGCCTGAACGCTCCATCCATGCCTGTCCTTCTCTTGTTTCTTTCTCCAGATTCAACCCCCTGAAGGCTCTGCAGCCAAAACGGCGTTTGCAGCAAATGTTGTCCTCCCCTACTGCGTGAGAGACGCTTCTTTCACTGCGtcatggcacacacacacgcatgcacactcATGTAAATTGTAGCATTAGtccagacacgcacacacagctgcacgcacatgtgtgcatCAGTCCGTGAATTCTGAGGAAGATCACCTGAAAAGAGACAAATGCATGTGACCATAAtgatacacacatacaccagTTTAACGTTTCCACGCAGCCATCATTCATGGCAGCTTGCTTGGTGTGTAAAGTCTGTTGTTATGAGGTGACATTAGTACCAAAATCTAATTGTGTTCAGAAGTCTATCCATCGTGGTTGATCCCAGACAGCATCACAGGGAACCTGTACATGAGTACAAGCTAAGCTGGTTAGCTCAATCTCATGTTCTCAGTTTATTCAATTGAGAAGGAATTATCACTTTATACTGCTAATCACCCATTTTTTCAGTAATTATAGTGCATGTGCCTTTTTTGATGTGCCAAATTATTTAATATCTCTGTAGAATCTATATAGAAGTAAAATTCCTAAATTGACAATTAGTTAAATTTTGCCGTTAATGTCATCCAGAGTTGATTTGGTAAAGCACCTCAACACAACTGAGGGGTATCTTCTGAATCAGAAAAGACTTCATCCAACTCAAGTAAAGCAGACAACCCCACCAACCTTACCACCTACCATAATACCAGCCGGCCTATTAGTCACATAAACCAAGGCGAGGAGATGTGCCAGCAGAACGTGTGCTGCCAAGTCCCTCTGGCTTGCTTGGTTTCCATCTGTGAACTTTAAATTGCTTTCTTTGCTTTCTAGGTTTGCTTCTGCTGCTTTCACCAGTCTTTTCAGTAGCTTGACTGCCCCTTATCATTCCTCTATCTCCTTTCCCCTTCCTTCATATGTACCTATAGAAGTTCAGCCTTCCTCTGGGTCCCCTCCATCCAGTGCTAGGGCCCGATGATTGGATAAGCTCAGGTCCACCTGGACCAGAGGCCAGTTTTCATTGCTTAATTGAAGTCTCATGACCTCACACCTGGAAAATGGAGATACTCCATACGCTGAGTGTTTCCACTGGTCAGAGAGAACTTTTGGTATATTAAAGCCACCATTTGTGCAGTTCCACTTACATCTCTTTATCTCTTGGAACTGTCATTTGACTAACTGCATGCTGTTATTGCACATACATTCTTTTCTTGCTCAAAAAGAAAGTCATGTTTCCTGATATCCTTTCCAGTCATTGCTAACTGGTCAGTATTTAATATGAATGAAGATAGAAGAGCACACAAAAATAATAAGATTTTGTAAGGCATGTAAAGCAACAGGGACATAATCAGGTTAAGATTAGTACTGCTTTCTGCAAAACTCGCTATTTTATGTGCTGACTTACATGGAGAGAGAGTAACTAAGCAGTGAATTAATCAGTAATGAGCCAGGATTAAGAAGGTGCTGTGAGGTGCCCCACTCAGCATCAATTCCTGGTTCTTTTTCTGTGGTGCTAGGATCAAAGAATGAAAGCAAGTTTGTATTTAAGCCAAAGCACAGTTCAAGTGTCAGCTGTGTTTTCATGTAATGtgctgcttttttattttatgtattgaTTGGAAGTTGAGGAGCCTTCTGGAAATGGCTGAACCTCAAGCTTACTGGTCACCTGTATTCACTGTCTGTAATAGCCTCTTATTTCTGGCCAGTTTTGACTATTGCAGGTTCATAGAGCTAGACTACATTCCAATGGAGGCAGGCTTAATGGTTTCAATGCGGCAAAGTCGTGGATTTCTGTACCCGGAGCGGCACAATCGGTCAGCACCTCCCCTTTCTCCACAGCTCCATCTCCTAGTTAGACATCCACCATTACACATAAAAAGCAGTCCCATTTtgtttactttcattttcactttgtttgttttttgattgttgATTGTATGAAGTGCCATACGTTGTTTTCCTGAGTGCTATATTTCCTCTAGAGAATTCAAATGACAGTGTTCTGTTTTAGCctttgattttcattttttctgtgtaattgttttattcCTGTCCTGGTAGTGAGGCCGTGTTTAAGATAAGTCTGGTGTCTTGTTCACGTCTTGTGGAATTGCTCTGGATATCTTGCTCTGGGAGATGTATGGCCTGCTGTGTCGTCAGTGTCTTTGTGGGCTAGACACCATGCACTGTATTGGAGCACTGAGATCTTCTGTGTCCTGTTCCCCTCAGACGGCCTGCGGCCCCGGTCAGCACCAGGGACCCCTATGGCACCTCCTCACTCAGCAGTAGCTCTGGATCCTGCAAGGGCAGCGACGGGAGCCCTGTGCCAAGGTAACAGAGACCATGCACGCAAACGAGATGCCTACTAGACCTAGCTTACTCCTGCTCTATGTGCTCCACAGTGCAAACATGGGTAACTTTTACATCAAAACCAGGTGGGACCCTCATAAGCGTAGGTTAGTgtcataaaatttaaatgaaaaggaAGGGTTTTCCTGATATAGTCTGAGGCTGAGATCTAGACAGAGAATTTCTACGTCAAAACTGGCTCTGATCTTCATGCTGTTGTCTAAACCCTCCTCTGTTTCAGGCGTCAGGTGAAGTACACCTCCTGCAGTGACAACCATGGCATCCGTCCACCACCCCCGGAGCAGTACCTCACCCCTCTGCAGCAGAAGGAGGTGTGCATCCGGCACCTGCGGGCCAAGCTCAAGGAGACCATTGAGAGGCTGCAGGACAGGTGAGCAATGGGTGTATCTTTGCAGAGCGTGTCTCTGTAGGACAAGTCTCTGACGGGCATGGCTCTGCCAAGCGTGTCTGCAAGGCATATCTCCACTGGGCGTGGCTCTGCTGGACATGTCTGCAGGGTGTGTCTATGCCAGGTGTGGCTCTGCAGAGCATGTCTCTGCAGGTTGTGTCTCTGCCGTGCGTGGCTCTGCCGGGCGTGGCTCTGCAGGATGTGTCTCTGCAGGCCATGTCTCTGCTGGGTGTGGCTCTGGCCGGAGTGGCTCTGAAGCTCGTGTCTCTGCAGGCTGTGTCTCTGCCGGGCGTGGCTCTGCAGGACGTGTCTCTGCAGGCCATGTCTCTGCTGGGTGTGGCTCTGCCCGGAGTGGCTCTGAAGCTCGAGTCTCTGCAGGCCATGTCTCTGTTGGGTGTGGCTCTGCTGGGTGTTCTGTCACTTGTGGGGAATTTTATCCATTTATGTCTTCCTACCTTCAAGGCTTGCCCTCATGTGCCCTTGGAAAACCTACCATCCACAAAATTGCTGTCCATTGGACACATTGGACAGTTAATTGAACATATTCATGTTGCTGAATTTCACACCAGATGTACAATTATGTTAAGAAATAATGACATATGCCAGTATATTGGATTGTATTGCCAGATGTGTTGTCTGATTTTATATCTAACTGCCCTTGTAGCAACAAGCGAAGTTTAATATTGTTTGCAGTTCCAGATATTGTGTCTGAAATAGTTATGAAAGCTGCATGATTAAGGTGTAAAATATCTGGTTCTCTGCTAAATAAGCTGGATGTTTCCCCAGTTGAAGCTGAAGCTGATCCTTTTGGACTCTCCATCTGTCTTGTGCCCCTGTTTCTCCTGCTCCCAGGGACACTGAGATTGATGAGCTAAAGACCCAGCTGTCGCGTATGCAGGAGGACTGGATCGAGGAGGAGTGCCACCGCGTGGAGGCACAGCTGGCACTGAAGGAGGCGCGCAAGGAGATCCAGCAGCTAAAGCAGGTGATCGACGTTGTGCGGACCAACCTGGGCCAGGCAGACACGGGCGTGCAGAAGTACTTCCAGGACATCAACATCCAGAACCGTAAGCTGGAGACGCTGCTCTACAACATGGAGCTGGCTCAGAACGGCTCGGGCCACGAGGGCGAGGATGAGGCCGGAGCGGGACCCGGACTGCCTCTGTCTGCGTCCTGCGAGGGCTCACCAGCGCGATCCCTCACCCGCAGCTCCACCTACACCAAGCTGAGCGACCAGGGGCTGGCCGACAAGAATGGCAACGGGCCTGACTTCCCGAGCCTGTCGGGGGAGGAGACGCAGGACAGCGGCTGCGTCTGCGGGGATAGCCGGGCCAGTCGGGCTGACCTCCTGCTGGAGGCCACGCTGCTGTCGGAGGAGACGTCATCGCTGCTGAGCGTCTGCTCCCGCCTGCCACACTCCTCCACCTATGAGAAGCTCTACAGCAGTGAGAGGGCACTGCCGCTACGGTGCAGTCGCACCTGCCGCAGCCACCCGTGCCTGTCCCACCACCACCTCTACTTGCACCACCTCAGGGAGCAGGGCATCCAGACAGACTGCGGTGCCCCTTACAACTGCGACCTGGACACCATCACGGAGAAGGCCTGCAAGTCCCAGGCCTGCAGCCCTACCTCCATCTGGCTGTCGGAGGAGGGCGAGGACTTTGACACCATCACCTCGGTGACCACAACCACCACGGCCGCCGATCCCACTCCGCTGCCACTGCCCCggtccccctcctgccccctgGACCTACCCCCCATAGAGGACGAAGAGGTGCCCTTGCAGCCCCTACCACCCCAGACCTGCCAGCCCAAAAGCACGTCCCCCCCAGGAGTgacggtggtggtggtggaagagcaAGATGAGGGTGGTGGCATGGGAGCTGCGGTGCCATCCTCAGCGCCTCCCCAGAAGAGCTACTGGAGCCGGCACTTCCTCGTGGATCTACTGGCAGTGGCTATGCCAGTGGTTCCGGCAGTGGCCTGGCTGTGCCGAGGCCCTCGCAGGGACGGCCAGCCCGTCTACCAGATCGGCTCGCTGCTGCGGGGTTGCTGCACCGTCGCACTGCACTCCCTGCGCcgaggggggggcacaaggcactacccagcagggggcggcggTGGGCTTGGGGGCATTCCCATTTGAACCAGCCCGTACCCTCAGTCCAACGAGTTATGTCACCTGAAAGAAGCGCACTACTCACCGTATGACCTCCTCCAGCCATAAACTGATCTCTAATATCACTTCCCTCGCCGTATTGGATTAAAGAGAGACACCAGAGATTCTTTGGATCGACGCTGATTGTAATACCCAGCCGGAGTGCCGAAGGACAGGTCTCCGCTTCTCTCTTTCTCACTCTTTCCGTCTGCCTGTCTTTGGAAGGTGATGGTTCTGGTGGCCGGGttcccctgccccacccactaCTCTGTGTCCATGAGTCCGcgtgatttttttccttttttctcctTGACCGTCATCATCATGGGGAAACTGAGTGAACAGCTGCCTTGGGCAAAATATCACATAAAAAACCATAAGCTGCTGCAGCTGTGAGTTTTAGTAATAGATATCTCAGCCTTGTGGTCGTAGAATTGGTGGTGTCCTAGtccatatttatatattataacaCATGATGGAAACACCTTGAACAAAATAGTACATGCATCCTTCCTGGTGCCTAATATTGAAGAGGTTCAAAGGGACaagaaatgttaaatatttgtgtttattcCAGGTATGCTGAATGACAGTgttatgttttatgtttgttagcttgcttttaatttttttatgtgaaaATGGTAACGCTTTATATCGAAGAGCCCTACATAAGACCTTCATAATACCTATATAAACTGTGTATCCTACAAGCCAGCACCCCTCATTTCCCCGGGTCTCTCTTTTCGCCCCTCTTTCTGCTGTACTCCTGTTATACAATTTCTCCCGATTTTACGCATCCACATTTTTATGATCGTGAGCAGACCCAGCACAGCAGGGGGCGACAATGCACATATAAGTGTAGCATGCACCAGCAAATGAATACAAAaagaatgtgtttgtgtgtgcattccCTCTTCTTTCCTACATTTACACTTCCAGTTAGCGCGCAAACGTCAGAGAACAGCAAGCTAAAATGAGTGAGATGAGTGAGACCAAAAAGAACAGGTTCTCCTGTAAGTTGTAAGTTGTAAATCAGATCTTTCAATTATATTCATTATGTCTTAAAGTAATTATGACAatgctattttttcttttttatcagacatgtctgataaaaaagaaaaaatagcatTGTAAATCAGATATTTTAATTTGAGAGCCAAACATCACATCTTTTGTAAGCTGCATTGGACCAACTTCAGCACTGAACATGAAGGTAAAACCGATGTGGTTCATCACACAAAACACAGCTAATCACAGACAGGGCAATACAAGCATAAGTTCTTTCATCCTATGAAGTCGTTCTGAGGCAGATCTGCTTACTGTACTAAAATCTCCCTAATTATCACAACCTAATACTGGCAGGTGTGCTGTGTGTGCTTTCTCATTTGTCCCTGTAGGCCTTATGAATGCGTGACGCAGTTTATGATGTTATGAAGGTCTCGTGTCACAACTGAAATGTGAAATTGTTCTTATCAGTGATGCTTTACAGACAATTCTGACAGATTTCCCTTTAACCATCACTCTTTCTTATTGCCCTAGAATTATTATGCGTTTTTAACTTATTATTTAAACTGTTAAACTATCACTTGTGgatttggggggcggggggctcaTTAGAAATTTTCATAAGACAAATCACATACCAAAGCATTTATTATCATCTAATCAGACACCACTTGGGGGGGAAAACATTGTTCAAGACCAAGTACTTTTCACTGGAAACCTATAATCGAAAAGAGTATATTGTTTTATGTGTGTGGTTGTTCAGTCCTTGTAATCGCACTATAAATCACTTTATGAAATTAGCTACTACTTGAAGTTACATTGCATGTCTCTAAGAGGACCCCTCAGTGATAAGGGGATAAATGCATTCTTGTGTAATAATTTTTAAAGAAGGCAGGGAAGTTCAGTTTTACAGGGATGCACATCTGCAAGGAAAAATTTTCTCCAATACCTGAGTTTTTAGATTATTGAATTTATCTGCAATAGAAGAATTTACTAGATGGCTGTGTCCTAGTTAATATTGCACTGGACATTTCGCCAGCTTCATGATTTATgatagttttgttttttccctctGAACGCAAAATAAGTTGCCTTTCAACCTTTTTTTCATTGTGAGTGTGGCAGTGTCATGTTTTGGCTTGACAATCCTTTAGAGCTTTGGGAAACAATAATACAGCACAGTCTGTCAGGTGTAGCAAACATCTCAAACTCAAATCGCAAGCACTTACAATGAAACTATGAAAAGTATAATAAACAGTACAAATGAATGAACTGATAAACAAATATGGAGCAGTTCTCTCCAAAAGAGAAATGTTTAAAACCTTTAAATGATCTGTATCCTTTTTATGGGCTGAAAGTATGTTTATCTTGCATTATTGGTTTGTGAGTGTGCCATTTAATGTGACCCATGAAATGTCTCTTAAACTGATATGTGAGGTTCACATATTTTTTTTGAAAGCCATATTCTAACATAGATGTTTGTGGTACAGTCAGTGCCAGACCATGACTTGGTTGCGTACGTCGGACTTGGGTGTTGGTTCTGACCCTCGTCACCTTTGCAGCCCTCTGTGTCTGGCCGCTTCTGTGGAGTCACACTGCTCTGCTGGGCATCTCACCGGCATACTGAAGGTCCCTTGGAGCATTCATGACTCGTGGGGCTTTCAAGCAGAATGCAACAGGTGAGCTCAGATGGAGGTGGAGAGGGACTGATATGAAATGAAGATATGCAGTCTGAGGACATTGATTTAAGGCTAAAAAACAACTGGTGTCTAATAAGCCTGGCAAcctgtaataaataaatatggtaATACAAGTAATAAGTCGTGGCTGATGAAACTATCTTTTTAATCTTTACTTACGAAAACCAGAACACAACTTAATAAACCAAGCCCTGGGTtttgtcattgtaatgttattgGACCAAAGAAAATCCATTACAGTTTTCCTTGTGGATGTTtctgcagggggcagcatggtggtgcagtgggatctgggttcaagtctctacTCTGGCTCCATGGGTTTACGTGTTTTCCCTGTGTAATTGTTGATttttctctgggtactctggttcccccctcccacagtccaaaacatgCTATTACCAAATTGCTGATtggtgtgaatgtgccctgtgatgcttTGGTgcaccatcctgggttgtttcctgccttttGGCTCTGgactccctgtgaccctgaataggacaagtggtatCGGAAGATGGATGTTTCTGCCCATTGCAGAATAATTCAGTTGTGCATGTTTTTGCCTGTAATAAATGTAGCGCTACTGCAGGACTGGAGGACAGGATGTCAGTGTGAGAGCGACTCAGCCAAAATGCTGCTCTGGCAAGCAAGCTCGTTAGCAGACAACCTTGGGGCCAATCCTAGGAAGCCGGATTCCCCGCCTTGGGACAGGCTCTGCCTCCCCCGTGACCATGACATCGGTAAGCAGTGCATTGGATGCATTTGTAGTTCCTTAGCAGATCACTGGTACTGGGCAGGGCCTCAATGACTAAGCAGCTCCAGTCTCTCGGCACAGTGAGTTGTTGGCCACATGTGCCCTTGCAGTGCTGCTGAGGAGCAGGAAGCGTGGGGTTTGGACCACAGCCCTCAACTGTGAAAGCCCtcactgcgggatccccagcaACAGTGTCATGCCCTGCAGCCCTTGGTGACATCATTTGTTCTGTCCCATCTCTCTGGTGACAGTAACCATCAACACGCTGCTCTCACCCCCCTTTCAAGATGGATGAACTTGGATGCGGAGAGCTCAAGCTATTGCACTTGGATGTGCCTTTCCCTCTCTGAATCGAGACAGTAGACCATCCAGTGTGTACTTCACTGATCTTGAAAACACTGCTAACAAGGCGTAACAAGTGTTTAGTAAGGGTTTTGAGGTTCTGGCTCTTTGGTTAGCAGGACACGCATCAAGCGTTGATGGTGCTCTCCATCCTCGGCAGCTGTGGTCTGGAATAGGGTGTCAAACCAGGATCCCTCCCTTTAGATGTTCGCTTCATGCAGCAAAGTGTTTGTCGCTAACTATTAGTGACAGTTCTGATAATTATAACCTGCAATCAAGAATAACAACGACACAGCAGGTGCAACTTTCCAGCATTAAATGGtttaatctgggagggctatgCCAAACACTTTAATCCTATAATGTTATATAACCATCAAATTAATATAACTACTTAGAACAATTAGCCTGTTCCTGATCATTTTAAACTAAAATGTGTAACTACTGCTATTCCTTAGAGTCATTTACCTGTATTGTATtacattaaaaacacaaattcacATGCAGGGTGACAAGTCAAGTATGGTCAGAAAGCGTTGCTGATCTTTAATCAGCTTTTGGAGTATTAATATTGAACCATTACATGAATTTCTATCCCAAGGATTTAGCTCTTTGTACAACAACAAATACCAATTCTTCTTCCTGTCCATATTCAAGGACAGCCAGGAACCTCACCTCAGCAGAGAAGTGTGTGAGGTTAAGTACAGGAGTGAAACTTTTTGCTACTAGCCAACTGGGTtagtacaataaaaaaaaatagtgtgACATACAGTTTTACTAGCTATTGGGCTAGTGTTCAGTTTTCTTGCCTCAGGTGAGAATTTCCAGTCCTGGTTATGTTGCCAAGCTGGTGGAACTGAAAATTTTTCCTGTGACTGTCAtctgtggttgtgtgtgtgtacacattcCTTTGTGCGCAGTGTTACTATGACAATGGGGTTGGGATGCATCTGTGTCACATACAAGCCCCACCCCTTATCTGTCACAATCCCACACCAGATCTTACTATGTAAAAGGTCATAAAGCTTATCTTATGTTTCCACACTGTCTGAGTGGCAGTCTCCATTCCATTGCAACTTCATTTTCCGATCCTTTGGCTTCACCAAAGCCAGGAGCATCAGGATATTTTGTGCTTTGTGACCATGGATAAATTTCAAGGCCTTCTGGGAGGGTTTCATAACAGCTCTCTCAGCAATGAGTATATGGAGTGTTCAGGAAAACCTAAAAttgtccattttatttatttttagaagtttagtattgtgtgtgtgaaatgtgtttaaagcaATTACTATTATGATGGAAGTGTAGCACATATTGGCTCCTGAGTATCAACAAGGGAATGAAGAGGTTACCAGCAATGACACGTGAAGCGAAAGGGATTCCGTAGCTTTTCCTTGGGACTTATGGGTAGCCAAGATCACCCACCATAACTATTAATGCAAACATATAACACTGATACTACTTTATACAGAGATCACTACAGCCATACTGTATAAAGTTTttgtacatttaaaatgtaaccagAATTTCCATTTTCTCCATCTCTGATCATATGATCAATAACATTACTTTTTTTAGAACCAGAACTAACCAATTCCATTATTGTATGCAGTTATTACCCTTCTGTAAAGCTAAAAATGTTACAATGAAAACCCTACAACCAGTATTTTCtagaaaataaatccaacaaaATTGTGCAGTGAAAATTGTGCAATTCACAGTTATGACCAGCAGGTGTCTTTATTCTTGTAATGACCAGGttacattttgtaaataaatctgTAGTTTGCTGATAACTGCAATAGATGTAAAAGACTACATTTCTAAAATGCACTTCAAAATCAGCACGATATACATTAATTTGGCTGTTAAATGAAAAGACAAATGAATAACTGACCTTCAGCGAAAACATTTAGATTTGGTTGAAATTATCAGGCACTGCAGCAAAAGCCTACTGTGTGCTGGTTATGTAATGAACAAGTACACTGGATGCATCTGTAACATTATCCCCCGAGTAATAATGAAAATCGAGGCTCTAATTACTTACAGACATTACATAGATATACGGGTATTAATAAAACGCAGAACACTATCTTCACTGCCTTCAATCTGTAGAAACTGGCCAGCCTCAGACTTGTGATATGGTAAGGGTCAAGAAAAGCACTTATAGCATTTATAACGAAACAGGTGACAAACAAACAGTTAACCAAGACCTGGATGATTTTACAGCATTGGTTGAATTACAGAACTAAACCATAATAAAATTCAGCATGGAAGAACCAAGCTACAGTTGGTCATGTGATTTAACAAAAAGGTGCAGTGTATTGTGGAACAGGAAAAAATACTAATATTTGCCTACAATAATCCCTTATATAAAAGAAGAAAGATTAACATGTCCTCTGAACAACTAACAGCAAACTCTGAatatgtgtgagagagagatccGTGGGAATGCTGAAAAGGCAGCCGGGAGTCTCTTTGGAGATTCACACCTCAGGCACAGAGTGATCCATGGAGGACCGCAGGAGGCCACTGGACATTCTACAGAACAGAAGGTTCAGAAACTGTCATTTGGTCATGCTAAAGTTACCGCATTTCACAGCACAACACAGATACTGAATGACAGTAGCACACAGTGGCAGAAATTCTCTTTAAACCATTATACCCAAAATTAAACAGGGACAAATTTATAGAGTTTAGTAAAAATGAACCCATACAACTGGACTGTAAAAACCCCCAATTATGACAAACGGCACAAAATGAAACCTTATCACCCACACCGTGTCCAAACAGCATGTACACAGTCCAGTGAAAACCGGCCGTTTTACTTCTAAAGACAATTATAAGGGTTAGGATATCAGTAATCCAGACACACCCATTAACACATTGACGATACCAGGCATATGAGCTTACCTCTTCACCATGTACTCATAGATGAACTTGGGCATCACAGTGATGGTCATCGTATTTGGAGATGTGGTCAGGATGTCTTTAATCTGTGAATCCTGCGTGCCaacaattttcatttttattatggtTTGCATATTTGCTGTCTCAAAGGCCAACAGCCAAGTGCCTAAGCCACCAGTTGCACTAGTAAGCAGTGgtgccagtttgttttgatccaagatatctgatcaccaaagtcttggctacatgaagatgactaaatggtgtagtcgcaacattcagttggataaataaaataagaaaaacctaactcatgtcactatgtCTGGCctccttccattgaatatgtaggagctctcatgtgtatgcatgagccattcacacctggccacatcccccccacccccttttatggtgctgatggggaAGTATCTGGATCGTGTTTCACCGTGGcattgttcatcaaatt
Encoded here:
- the snphb gene encoding syntaphilin isoform X4, coding for MVHKGLSPAQSSLSTLRERLPAPMSAPANRKSSSGSRRRPAAPVSTRDPYGTSSLSSSSGSCKGSDGSPVPRRQVKYTSCSDNHGIRPPPPEQYLTPLQQKEVCIRHLRAKLKETIERLQDRDTEIDELKTQLSRMQEDWIEEECHRVEAQLALKEARKEIQQLKQVIDVVRTNLGQADTGVQKYFQDINIQNRKLETLLYNMELAQNGSGHEGEDEAGAGPGLPLSASCEGSPARSLTRSSTYTKLSDQGLADKNGNGPDFPSLSGEETQDSGCVCGDSRASRADLLLEATLLSEETSSLLSVCSRLPHSSTYEKLYSSERALPLRCSRTCRSHPCLSHHHLYLHHLREQGIQTDCGAPYNCDLDTITEKACKSQACSPTSIWLSEEGEDFDTITSVTTTTTAADPTPLPLPRSPSCPLDLPPIEDEEVPLQPLPPQTCQPKSTSPPGVTVVVVEEQDEGGGMGAAVPSSAPPQKSYWSRHFLVDLLAVAMPVVPAVAWLCRGPRRDGQPVYQIGSLLRGCCTVALHSLRRGGGTRHYPAGGGGGLGGIPI